A window of uncultured Litoreibacter sp. contains these coding sequences:
- a CDS encoding molybdopterin-dependent oxidoreductase, whose protein sequence is MAERTYLTTNHWGTYRAVVEDGKLVEMRAFEEDKDPSPIGQGILDALNAPSRITSPMVRESWLRDGPGAQTDLRGKDRFVALDWSEVEELVAREITRVRDTHGSNAIYAGSYGWASAGRFHHAQSQLKRFLNCTGGFTSSKFTYSFAAAEAMIPHVLGSYREFLNTTNSWSAIADHGQLVVAFGGIPIKNSQIDAGGMGVHSQRAGIEQAVAAGVEFVNISPLKGDVIPETNAEWLPVRPNSDVALMLALAHTIYTEKLHAQAFLDRYCVGFERFANYLTGAKDSIAKDADWAASLTEIPADTIRALARRMARSKTVISVAWSLTRQDHGEQPFWMAITLAAMLGQIGMPGGGFAFGFAATNSIGGDYPLLKGGSLPQGQNGVTDYIPVARITDLLLGAGKTVEFDGHSLTYPDIKLVWWAGGNPYHHHQDLNALAKAWEKPDTVICNDWCWTPTAKRADIVLPCTTHVERDDISMSQRDPYVIRVEQAVPPPADVRNDYDIFTGIARQMGLETQFTEDKTADDWIREIYGKTAFSAGKVGDLASTEVDQAKSDQPKLNLPDWEAFCAKGWLKVETNDPPRVMLQRFVDDPESNPLNTPSGKIEIFSETVAGFGYRDCFGHPAWFDPYEWLGNATGEDLHLISNQPSTKLHSQLDQGAISLAGKIDGREPVLINPQDAKRRAIAHGGLVRLFNARGACLAVAQVSDDVRDGVVQMATGAWWDPDETGMCRHGNPNALTRDKGTSDLGQGPTAHTCLVKIERFDRPAPAVRAFDPPEIIDGRQS, encoded by the coding sequence ATGGCTGAGCGCACCTATTTGACGACCAACCACTGGGGCACCTACCGCGCGGTTGTCGAAGACGGCAAGCTTGTCGAGATGCGTGCGTTTGAGGAAGACAAGGACCCCTCCCCAATCGGGCAGGGCATCCTCGATGCGCTCAACGCACCTAGCCGCATCACATCACCAATGGTGCGCGAAAGCTGGCTACGTGATGGTCCTGGCGCACAGACCGATTTGCGCGGGAAGGACCGCTTTGTCGCGCTGGATTGGTCCGAGGTGGAAGAGCTGGTGGCGCGTGAGATCACGCGCGTGCGCGACACGCATGGCTCAAACGCCATTTATGCGGGGTCTTATGGATGGGCCAGTGCCGGGCGGTTTCACCATGCGCAAAGCCAGCTCAAGCGGTTTCTGAATTGTACGGGTGGGTTTACCAGTTCCAAGTTCACCTATTCCTTTGCGGCCGCTGAGGCGATGATCCCGCATGTGCTCGGGTCTTACCGCGAGTTTCTGAACACGACCAATAGCTGGAGCGCGATTGCAGATCATGGCCAGCTGGTCGTGGCGTTTGGCGGCATCCCAATCAAGAACAGTCAGATTGATGCAGGTGGCATGGGGGTCCACAGTCAGCGCGCGGGCATTGAACAGGCAGTCGCAGCGGGCGTTGAGTTCGTCAATATTTCCCCGTTGAAGGGCGACGTGATCCCTGAGACAAACGCGGAATGGCTGCCCGTAAGGCCCAATAGCGACGTTGCTTTGATGTTGGCTTTGGCCCACACGATTTACACTGAAAAGCTTCATGCGCAGGCGTTTCTGGATCGCTATTGCGTGGGGTTCGAGCGCTTTGCGAACTACCTGACGGGTGCCAAGGATAGCATTGCGAAAGACGCCGACTGGGCGGCTTCGCTGACCGAAATCCCGGCTGACACGATCCGGGCATTGGCGCGGCGTATGGCGCGCAGCAAGACTGTGATCTCGGTTGCCTGGTCCCTGACCCGGCAAGACCATGGCGAGCAGCCGTTTTGGATGGCGATCACTCTGGCGGCGATGCTGGGTCAGATCGGAATGCCCGGAGGTGGATTTGCCTTCGGCTTTGCTGCGACCAATAGCATTGGCGGGGATTATCCATTGCTCAAGGGCGGCTCCCTTCCGCAGGGTCAGAATGGCGTGACGGACTACATTCCTGTTGCGCGCATAACCGACCTTTTGCTGGGTGCTGGAAAGACCGTTGAATTTGACGGGCACAGCCTGACCTATCCCGACATAAAGCTTGTGTGGTGGGCAGGTGGTAACCCGTATCACCACCATCAGGACCTTAATGCTTTGGCAAAGGCGTGGGAAAAGCCTGACACGGTCATTTGCAATGACTGGTGCTGGACCCCCACGGCGAAGCGCGCAGATATTGTTCTGCCATGCACCACACATGTCGAGCGCGACGATATCAGCATGTCCCAGCGCGACCCCTATGTGATCCGGGTGGAACAGGCGGTGCCGCCTCCGGCGGATGTTCGAAACGACTATGACATCTTCACCGGCATCGCGCGTCAGATGGGTCTGGAGACACAATTTACCGAAGACAAAACAGCCGATGACTGGATCCGCGAAATCTATGGCAAGACGGCCTTTTCTGCCGGCAAAGTCGGCGACCTTGCGTCCACCGAAGTCGATCAGGCCAAGTCAGATCAGCCTAAGTTGAACTTACCGGATTGGGAGGCGTTTTGTGCCAAAGGCTGGCTTAAAGTGGAAACCAATGACCCACCGCGCGTGATGCTGCAGAGATTTGTAGATGATCCAGAGAGCAACCCGCTGAACACCCCAAGTGGAAAGATCGAAATTTTCTCGGAAACTGTCGCGGGCTTTGGGTATCGCGATTGCTTTGGGCATCCCGCGTGGTTTGACCCCTATGAGTGGCTTGGAAATGCGACGGGCGAAGACTTGCACCTGATTTCCAATCAGCCAAGCACAAAGCTGCACTCGCAATTGGATCAGGGTGCGATCAGTCTTGCAGGAAAAATAGACGGCCGCGAACCCGTCCTCATCAACCCGCAAGACGCCAAACGCCGTGCCATTGCCCACGGAGGTTTGGTCCGGTTGTTCAACGCGCGAGGTGCCTGTTTGGCTGTCGCCCAGGTTTCAGATGATGTGCGCGACGGGGTCGTTCAAATGGCGACCGGCGCTTGGTGGGATCCCGATGAAACCGGCATGTGTCGCCATGGAAACCCGAATGCTTTGACCCGCGACAAGGGGACATCTGATCTGGGGCAGGGGCCGACAGCGCATACCTGCCTCGTGAAAATTGAGCGGTTTGACCGCCCCGCGCCGGCGGTTCGTGCCTTTGATCCGCCAGAAATCATTGACGGGCGACAGAGCTAG